A window from Dunckerocampus dactyliophorus isolate RoL2022-P2 chromosome 15, RoL_Ddac_1.1, whole genome shotgun sequence encodes these proteins:
- the hdlbpb gene encoding vigilin isoform X4, translating into MSSVAVLTPESFAEHRSGLKDEEMIGCVPEDEAYIPTYLEAFPPLPEKGAPGEKAGEVAPAWGGKIRPIKASVITQVFHVPLEERRYKDNSQFGEGEEAKVCLDIMQRTGAHIELSLAKDQGLSIMVTGKLDSVMKARKEIVARLQTQASATVGIPKEHHRFVIGKNGEKLQELELKTATKIAIPRPDDPSANIRVTGTKEGIEKARHEILLISAEQDKRAVERLSLEKVFHPFIAGPHNRLVQELSQETGARISVPPPSLPKDEIVITGEKEAVALALSRIRAIYDDKKRKTTTISVEVKKSQHKYIIGPKGNTLQEILEATGVSVEMPLLDSGSETIILRGEPDKLGPALTQVYAKAKSVIVVEVMAPAWLHRFIIGKKGQNIGRITQQLPRVHIEFTDGEERISLEGPTEEVEQAQAHIQEIIQDLLVRMDYTEINIDQRFHRHLIGKNGANINRIKEQYKVSVRIPQDSERSGLVRIEGDPKGVQLARRELVEMVQRMENERTKDLIVEHKFHRTIIGQKGEKIKEVRDKFPEVIINFPDPAQKSNIVQLRGPKSEVEKCAKFLQKMIADLIENSFSLSVPIFKQFHKNIIGKGGANIKKIREETNTKIDLPTENSNSEMIVITGKKGNCEAARDRILAIQRELANIKETEVAIPAKLHNSLIGSKGCLVRSVMEECGGVHIHFPSEGSGSDKVTIRGPAGEVEKAKKQLLQLAEEKQVNNFTVELQAKPEYHKFLIGRGGANIRRVRDRTGARIIFPSPDDTEQELITIVGKEEAVRQAQKELESLVKNLDDVVEDTMDVDVRHHRHFVCRRGQVLRELAEEYGGVAVSFPRTGANSQKVSLKGAKDCVEAAKKRIREIIEDLESQVSVEVAIPQRYHRTIMGPKGSRIQHLTREHEVQIKFPEREEAFAGSEASPQENGDVSPEVEFVPRKCDIITISGRAEKCELAKAALLALVPITEDVEVSYELHRYIIGQKGSGIRKMMEEYEVNIWVPQPEKQLDAIKVTGLAANVQRAKQGVLERVKELQAEQKDRVKMLRSFKVTMSVEPKFHPKIIGRKGAVISQIRKEHDVNIQFPDKGDEQQDLIVISGYEGNVEEACQAIRQLVAELQEMVSQDVHLDPRTHARIIGARGKAIRKLMEEFKVDIRFPPPNSDEPDKVTVTGLPETVDSAIDHLLNLEEEYILSVTETETLAAYMKPPSRYGGGRGGAGGADDGSGGPAKGFVVRDAPWNATENKAPDMTSAEDFPTFGTGVTPKQMSAWGPKKF; encoded by the exons ATGAGCTCAGTGGCAGTGTTGACCCCTGAGAGCTTTGCGGAGCACCGCAGCGGCCTGAAAGACGAGGAGATGATCG GCTGTGTCCCGGAGGATGAGGCCTACATCCCCACCTACTTGGAGGCCTTCCCGCCATTGCCAGAGAAGGGTGCACCGGGGGAGAAGGCCGGGGAGGTGGCCCCTGCCTGGGGGGGAAAAATTAGACCTATCAAAGCTTCCGTCATCACGCAG GTGTTCCACGTGCCCCTCGAGGAGCGCCGCTACAAGGACAACAGCCAGTTTGGGGAAGGTGAAGAGGCTAAAGTGTGCTTGGACATCATGCAGCGGACAGGAGCCCACATTGAGCTGTCCCTGGCTAAAGACCAGGGCCTATCCATCATGGTCACCGGCAAACTGGACTCTGTGATGAAGGCTCGAAAGGAAATTGTAGCGCGACTGCAGACTCAG GCCTCAGCCACGGTGGGCATCCCCAAGGAGCACCATCGCTTTGTCATCGGCAAGAATGGCGAGAAGCTGCAAGAGCTGGAGCTGAAGACGGCCACCAAGATCGCTATTCCACGCCCAGACGACCCCAGCGCCAACATCCGCGTCACCGGCACCAAGGAGGGTATCGAGAAGGCCCGTCATGAGATACTCCTGATCTCGGCGGAACAG GACAAGCGTGCAGTGGAGCGTCTCTCCCTGGAGAAGGTCTTCCATCCCTTCATTGCTGGCCCACACAACCGGCTGGTGCAGGAGCTGAGTCAGGAGACTGGCGCCCGCATCAGCGTCCCTCCACCCAGCCTGCCGAAGGACGAGATCGTCATCACCGGGGAGAAGGAGGCTGTTGCCCTGGCGCTCAGCCGCATCCGAGCCATCTACGACGACAAG AAGAGGAAGACAACCACCATCTCAGTGGAGGTGAAGAAATCACAGCACAAGTACATCATCGGCCCCAAGGGTAACACCTTGCAGGAGATCCTGGAGGCCACGGGGGTGTCGGTGGAGATGCCCCTGCTGGATTCAGGCTCAGAGACCATCATTCTCAGGGGGGAGCCGGACAAGCTGGGACCGGCCCTCACACAGGTCTATGCCAAG GCCAAAAGTGTGATTGTGGTGGAGGTGATGGCCCCGGCCTGGCTGCATCGATTCATCATCGGCAAGAAGGGACAGAACATTGGGCGGATAACGCAGCAGCTGCCACGG GTTCACATTGAGTTTACCGATGGCGAGGAGCGTATCAGCCTGGAGGGGCCGACTGAGGAGGTGGAGCAGGCTCAGGCCCACATACAAGAGATCATCCAGGACCTG CTGGTAAGGATGGACTACACTGAGATCAACATAGACCAGCGTTTCCACAGACACCTCATTGGGAAGAATGGCGCCAATA TCAATCGGATCAAGGAGCAGTACAAAGTATCAGTAAGAATCCCGCAGGACTCAGAGCGAAGCGGCTTGGTTCGGATTGAAGGAGACCCCAAAGGCGTCCAGCTGGCTCGCAGGGAACTCGTTGAGATGGTCCAAAGAATG GAGAACGAGAGGACCAAAGACCTGATTGTGGAGCACAAGTTCCATCGGACAATCATTGGCCAGAAGGGAGAGAAGATAAAGGAAGTTCGAGACAAGTTCCCTGAG GTCATCATCAACTTCCCCGACCCGGCGCAAAAGAGCAACATCGTGCAGCTGAGAGGGCCCAAGAGTGAGGTGGAGAAGTGTGCCAAGTTCCTCCAGAAGATGATTGCTGACCTG ATAGAAAACAGCTTCTCGCTGTCTGTTCCCATCTTCAAGCAGTTTCACAAAAACATCATTGGTAAAGGTGGCGCCAACATCAAAAAG ATCCGCGAGGAGACCAACACTAAGATCGACCTGCCCACAGAGAACAGCAACTCTGAGATGATCGTCATCACAGGCAAGAAGGGCAACTGTGAGGCGGCCAGAGACCGAATCCTCGCCATCCAGAGAGAACTG GCCAACATTAAAGAGACGGAGGTCGCCATCCCAGCAAAGCTCCATAACTCCCTGATTGGCTCCAAGGGCTGCCTGGTTCGCTCCGTCATGGAGGAGTGTGGCGGCGTCCACATCCACTTCCCCTCAGAGGGCTCTGGCTCAGACAAGGTCACCATCAGGGGACCTGCTGGGGAGGTGGAGAAGGCCAAGAAGCAACTGCTGCAGCTGGCTGAGGAGAAG CAAGTCAACAACTTCACAGTTGAACTGCAGGCCAAGCCTGAGTACCACAAGTTCCTGATCGGCCGCGGCGGGGCTAATATTCGCCGTGTACGAGACAGGACGGGCGCCCGCATCATCTTTCCGTCGCCTGATGACACGGAGCAGGAACTGATCACCATCGTGGGGAAGGAGGAGGCTGTTCGTCAGGCACAAAAAGAACTAGAAAGCCTGGTGAAAAACTTG GACGATGTAGTGGAGGACACCATGGATGTGGACGTCCGCCACCATCGCCACTTTGTGTGCCGCAGAGGTCAGGTGTTGCGAGAACTTGCCGAGGAATACGGCGGCGTGGCTGTGAGCTTCCCTCGCACGGGTGCCAACAGCCAAAAGGTTTCTCTGAAAGGGGCCAAGGACTGCGTGGAAGCTGCCAAGAAACGCATCAGGGAGATCATTGAGGACCTG GAGTCCCAGGTGAGTGTGGAGGTGGCAATCCCTCAGCGCTACCACCGCACTATCATGGGGCCTAAAGGTAGCCGCATTCAGCACCTCACCCGGGAGCATGAGGTCCAGATCAAGTTCCCAGAGAGAGAAGAAGCCTTTGCAG GTTCAGAGGCGTCGCCACAAGAAAATGGGGATGTGAGCCCAGAGGTAGAGTTTGTCCCCCGCAAGTGCGACATCATCACCATATCAGGGCGAGCGGAGAAGTGTGAGCTGGCCAAAGCTGCCCTGCTG GCCTTGGTCCCCATCACGGAGGACGTGGAGGTGTCTTATGAGCTTCATCGTTACATCATTGGGCAGAAGGGCAGCGGAATCCGAAAGATGATGGAGGAGTATGAG GTGAACATCTGGGTGCCGCAACCAGAGAAGCAGCTGGATGCCATCAAGGTGACGGGCCTGGCTGCCAATGTACAGCGAGCCAAGCAGGGTGTGCTGGAGCGGGTCAAAGAGCTCCAGGCGGAGCAGAAGGACAGGGTAAAG ATGCTGCGGAGCTTCAAGGTAACCATGTCTGTAGAGCCAAAGTTCCATCCGAAGATCATCGGACGCAAGGGGGCGGTCATCTCCCAGATTCGAAAAGAGCACGACGTCAACATCCAGTTCCCTGACAAAGGAGACGAGCAACAG GACCTGATTGTCATCTCGGGATATGAGGGCAACGTGGAGGAGGCGTGTCAGGCAATCCGGCAGCTTGTGGCTGAGCTTCAGGAGATGGTCAGCCAGGATGTGCACTTGGACCCGAGGACGCACGCCCGCATCATTGGTGCCCGCGGTAAAGCCATACGCAAGCTGATGGAGGAGTTTAAG GTGGATATACGCTTCCCTCCACCAAACTCCGACGAGCCCGACAAAGTGACAGTGACGGGCCTTCCTGAGACAGTGGACAGTGCCATCGACCACCTGCTCAACCTGGAGGAAGAATAT ATTCTCAGCGTGACAGAGACTGAGACGTTGGCAGCATACATGAAGCCTCCATCGCGCTATGGAGGAGGTAGAGGCGGAGCAGGCGGAGCGGATGATGGCAGTGGGGGTCCGGCGAAAGGCTTTGTGGTGCGTGACGCTCCCTGGAACGCCACAGAGAATAAG GCCCCAGACATGACCAGTGCCGAGGACTTCCCCACGTTTGGGACAGGCGTGACCCCCAAGCAGATGTCCGCCTGGGGTCCCAAGAAGTTTTGA
- the hdlbpb gene encoding vigilin isoform X5 — MSSVAVLTPESFAEHRSGLKDEEMIGCVPEDEAYIPTYLEAFPPLPEKGAPGEKAGEVAPAWGGKIRPIKASVITQVFHVPLEERRYKDNSQFGEGEEAKVCLDIMQRTGAHIELSLAKDQGLSIMVTGKLDSVMKARKEIVARLQTQASATVGIPKEHHRFVIGKNGEKLQELELKTATKIAIPRPDDPSANIRVTGTKEGIEKARHEILLISAEQDKRAVERLSLEKVFHPFIAGPHNRLVQELSQETGARISVPPPSLPKDEIVITGEKEAVALALSRIRAIYDDKKRKTTTISVEVKKSQHKYIIGPKGNTLQEILEATGVSVEMPLLDSGSETIILRGEPDKLGPALTQVYAKAKSVIVVEVMAPAWLHRFIIGKKGQNIGRITQQLPRVHIEFTDGEERISLEGPTEEVEQAQAHIQEIIQDLLVRMDYTEINIDQRFHRHLIGKNGANINRIKEQYKVSVRIPQDSERSGLVRIEGDPKGVQLARRELVEMVQRMENERTKDLIVEHKFHRTIIGQKGEKIKEVRDKFPEVIINFPDPAQKSNIVQLRGPKSEVEKCAKFLQKMIADLIENSFSLSVPIFKQFHKNIIGKGGANIKKIREETNTKIDLPTENSNSEMIVITGKKGNCEAARDRILAIQRELANIKETEVAIPAKLHNSLIGSKGCLVRSVMEECGGVHIHFPSEGSGSDKVTIRGPAGEVEKAKKQLLQLAEEKQVNNFTVELQAKPEYHKFLIGRGGANIRRVRDRTGARIIFPSPDDTEQELITIVGKEEAVRQAQKELESLVKNLDDVVEDTMDVDVRHHRHFVCRRGQVLRELAEEYGGVAVSFPRTGANSQKVSLKGAKDCVEAAKKRIREIIEDLESQVSVEVAIPQRYHRTIMGPKGSRIQHLTREHEVQIKFPEREEAFAGSEASPQENGDVSPEVEFVPRKCDIITISGRAEKCELAKAALLALVPITEDVEVSYELHRYIIGQKGSGIRKMMEEYEVNIWVPQPEKQLDAIKVTGLAANVQRAKQGVLERVKELQAEQKDRMLRSFKVTMSVEPKFHPKIIGRKGAVISQIRKEHDVNIQFPDKGDEQQDLIVISGYEGNVEEACQAIRQLVAELQEMVSQDVHLDPRTHARIIGARGKAIRKLMEEFKVDIRFPPPNSDEPDKVTVTGLPETVDSAIDHLLNLEEEYILSVTETETLAAYMKPPSRYGGGRGGAGGADDGSGGPAKGFVVRDAPWNATENKAPDMTSAEDFPTFGTGVTPKQMSAWGPKKF, encoded by the exons ATGAGCTCAGTGGCAGTGTTGACCCCTGAGAGCTTTGCGGAGCACCGCAGCGGCCTGAAAGACGAGGAGATGATCG GCTGTGTCCCGGAGGATGAGGCCTACATCCCCACCTACTTGGAGGCCTTCCCGCCATTGCCAGAGAAGGGTGCACCGGGGGAGAAGGCCGGGGAGGTGGCCCCTGCCTGGGGGGGAAAAATTAGACCTATCAAAGCTTCCGTCATCACGCAG GTGTTCCACGTGCCCCTCGAGGAGCGCCGCTACAAGGACAACAGCCAGTTTGGGGAAGGTGAAGAGGCTAAAGTGTGCTTGGACATCATGCAGCGGACAGGAGCCCACATTGAGCTGTCCCTGGCTAAAGACCAGGGCCTATCCATCATGGTCACCGGCAAACTGGACTCTGTGATGAAGGCTCGAAAGGAAATTGTAGCGCGACTGCAGACTCAG GCCTCAGCCACGGTGGGCATCCCCAAGGAGCACCATCGCTTTGTCATCGGCAAGAATGGCGAGAAGCTGCAAGAGCTGGAGCTGAAGACGGCCACCAAGATCGCTATTCCACGCCCAGACGACCCCAGCGCCAACATCCGCGTCACCGGCACCAAGGAGGGTATCGAGAAGGCCCGTCATGAGATACTCCTGATCTCGGCGGAACAG GACAAGCGTGCAGTGGAGCGTCTCTCCCTGGAGAAGGTCTTCCATCCCTTCATTGCTGGCCCACACAACCGGCTGGTGCAGGAGCTGAGTCAGGAGACTGGCGCCCGCATCAGCGTCCCTCCACCCAGCCTGCCGAAGGACGAGATCGTCATCACCGGGGAGAAGGAGGCTGTTGCCCTGGCGCTCAGCCGCATCCGAGCCATCTACGACGACAAG AAGAGGAAGACAACCACCATCTCAGTGGAGGTGAAGAAATCACAGCACAAGTACATCATCGGCCCCAAGGGTAACACCTTGCAGGAGATCCTGGAGGCCACGGGGGTGTCGGTGGAGATGCCCCTGCTGGATTCAGGCTCAGAGACCATCATTCTCAGGGGGGAGCCGGACAAGCTGGGACCGGCCCTCACACAGGTCTATGCCAAG GCCAAAAGTGTGATTGTGGTGGAGGTGATGGCCCCGGCCTGGCTGCATCGATTCATCATCGGCAAGAAGGGACAGAACATTGGGCGGATAACGCAGCAGCTGCCACGG GTTCACATTGAGTTTACCGATGGCGAGGAGCGTATCAGCCTGGAGGGGCCGACTGAGGAGGTGGAGCAGGCTCAGGCCCACATACAAGAGATCATCCAGGACCTG CTGGTAAGGATGGACTACACTGAGATCAACATAGACCAGCGTTTCCACAGACACCTCATTGGGAAGAATGGCGCCAATA TCAATCGGATCAAGGAGCAGTACAAAGTATCAGTAAGAATCCCGCAGGACTCAGAGCGAAGCGGCTTGGTTCGGATTGAAGGAGACCCCAAAGGCGTCCAGCTGGCTCGCAGGGAACTCGTTGAGATGGTCCAAAGAATG GAGAACGAGAGGACCAAAGACCTGATTGTGGAGCACAAGTTCCATCGGACAATCATTGGCCAGAAGGGAGAGAAGATAAAGGAAGTTCGAGACAAGTTCCCTGAG GTCATCATCAACTTCCCCGACCCGGCGCAAAAGAGCAACATCGTGCAGCTGAGAGGGCCCAAGAGTGAGGTGGAGAAGTGTGCCAAGTTCCTCCAGAAGATGATTGCTGACCTG ATAGAAAACAGCTTCTCGCTGTCTGTTCCCATCTTCAAGCAGTTTCACAAAAACATCATTGGTAAAGGTGGCGCCAACATCAAAAAG ATCCGCGAGGAGACCAACACTAAGATCGACCTGCCCACAGAGAACAGCAACTCTGAGATGATCGTCATCACAGGCAAGAAGGGCAACTGTGAGGCGGCCAGAGACCGAATCCTCGCCATCCAGAGAGAACTG GCCAACATTAAAGAGACGGAGGTCGCCATCCCAGCAAAGCTCCATAACTCCCTGATTGGCTCCAAGGGCTGCCTGGTTCGCTCCGTCATGGAGGAGTGTGGCGGCGTCCACATCCACTTCCCCTCAGAGGGCTCTGGCTCAGACAAGGTCACCATCAGGGGACCTGCTGGGGAGGTGGAGAAGGCCAAGAAGCAACTGCTGCAGCTGGCTGAGGAGAAG CAAGTCAACAACTTCACAGTTGAACTGCAGGCCAAGCCTGAGTACCACAAGTTCCTGATCGGCCGCGGCGGGGCTAATATTCGCCGTGTACGAGACAGGACGGGCGCCCGCATCATCTTTCCGTCGCCTGATGACACGGAGCAGGAACTGATCACCATCGTGGGGAAGGAGGAGGCTGTTCGTCAGGCACAAAAAGAACTAGAAAGCCTGGTGAAAAACTTG GACGATGTAGTGGAGGACACCATGGATGTGGACGTCCGCCACCATCGCCACTTTGTGTGCCGCAGAGGTCAGGTGTTGCGAGAACTTGCCGAGGAATACGGCGGCGTGGCTGTGAGCTTCCCTCGCACGGGTGCCAACAGCCAAAAGGTTTCTCTGAAAGGGGCCAAGGACTGCGTGGAAGCTGCCAAGAAACGCATCAGGGAGATCATTGAGGACCTG GAGTCCCAGGTGAGTGTGGAGGTGGCAATCCCTCAGCGCTACCACCGCACTATCATGGGGCCTAAAGGTAGCCGCATTCAGCACCTCACCCGGGAGCATGAGGTCCAGATCAAGTTCCCAGAGAGAGAAGAAGCCTTTGCAG GTTCAGAGGCGTCGCCACAAGAAAATGGGGATGTGAGCCCAGAGGTAGAGTTTGTCCCCCGCAAGTGCGACATCATCACCATATCAGGGCGAGCGGAGAAGTGTGAGCTGGCCAAAGCTGCCCTGCTG GCCTTGGTCCCCATCACGGAGGACGTGGAGGTGTCTTATGAGCTTCATCGTTACATCATTGGGCAGAAGGGCAGCGGAATCCGAAAGATGATGGAGGAGTATGAG GTGAACATCTGGGTGCCGCAACCAGAGAAGCAGCTGGATGCCATCAAGGTGACGGGCCTGGCTGCCAATGTACAGCGAGCCAAGCAGGGTGTGCTGGAGCGGGTCAAAGAGCTCCAGGCGGAGCAGAAGGACAGG ATGCTGCGGAGCTTCAAGGTAACCATGTCTGTAGAGCCAAAGTTCCATCCGAAGATCATCGGACGCAAGGGGGCGGTCATCTCCCAGATTCGAAAAGAGCACGACGTCAACATCCAGTTCCCTGACAAAGGAGACGAGCAACAG GACCTGATTGTCATCTCGGGATATGAGGGCAACGTGGAGGAGGCGTGTCAGGCAATCCGGCAGCTTGTGGCTGAGCTTCAGGAGATGGTCAGCCAGGATGTGCACTTGGACCCGAGGACGCACGCCCGCATCATTGGTGCCCGCGGTAAAGCCATACGCAAGCTGATGGAGGAGTTTAAG GTGGATATACGCTTCCCTCCACCAAACTCCGACGAGCCCGACAAAGTGACAGTGACGGGCCTTCCTGAGACAGTGGACAGTGCCATCGACCACCTGCTCAACCTGGAGGAAGAATAT ATTCTCAGCGTGACAGAGACTGAGACGTTGGCAGCATACATGAAGCCTCCATCGCGCTATGGAGGAGGTAGAGGCGGAGCAGGCGGAGCGGATGATGGCAGTGGGGGTCCGGCGAAAGGCTTTGTGGTGCGTGACGCTCCCTGGAACGCCACAGAGAATAAG GCCCCAGACATGACCAGTGCCGAGGACTTCCCCACGTTTGGGACAGGCGTGACCCCCAAGCAGATGTCCGCCTGGGGTCCCAAGAAGTTTTGA